GAATGGGTATCCAGGAGAAGGtaaatgtgttttttaacttatttattgcCTATTTCTCTACACATTGTGCATGTACCcccgcactcacacacacatacatacctcaGAATGTAATCTGCATGAGGGCAAGGCTTTGTCTGTCCTGTTTCCTGTACATCCCCAGTGCCTAAcacatatagtaggtgctcaattaatACTTACTGGGTGAGTGAATACAGAGGTCTAAATGTCATCAGTGTCAGTGGTCATTAAAGCCCCTAGAATGGATGAGTTATCCCAGAGAAagtttagaaagagaaaagaggcaggGGCTGAGGAGTCATGGGGAAAAAGCTTATGTAAGAGACAGGAGGGggccgggagctgtggctcacacctgtaatcccagcacattgggaggctgaggtgggtggatcatgaggtcaggagatcgagaccatcctgaccatggtgaaaccccgtctctactaaaaatacaaaaattagccaggtgtggtggcacacgcctgtggtcccagctacttgggaggctgaagcagaagaatcgcttgaacccaggtggaggctgcagtgagccgagattgcgccactgcactccagcctggcaacagagtaagactccgtctaaaaaaaaaaaaaacaagagagacaggaggaagaaaaggagtcagaaaaggcaaaggaagagaagaggagaagagaggaaacaGTAAGGGGAAGCAGGGACAGGAAAGAACTGAAAAACCAAGAGAGAAGGAGATTTGAGGGTGCAGTGGGATTGTCAGCAGTTCAAATGCTGCAGACTGCTtcaacagaggcactggaggaaGGGCCTCGAAGATCGTCTGGTCCAGGAGAGAGACGTGTCAGAATCACCCCGCAACTTAGGGATGAGGCTGCAACTAAAGCCTGGGTGCCCTGCCCACCAATTTGGAACTTCTCAAATTAGGGCCCTGCATCTCCCACCGCCACCTGGTAATTCCTTGAGCTCTATGTAAACACAGAGTAGGAACCTAAGAGTTTCTAAAAATCACTTAATTATTAAATTGTTCATTTCCTGTTCTTAGAAATGAAGTCTTTTCACAACGTCTTAAACGAAAACATCTTGACTGAGCTGAGCAACCTTCAAACTCAGAATTCTGGGTCAGGCGGTGGGTTCGCCTACATTTCTTAGAAAGCATGGAAAGCCTGTTCCTTTTTGGCTTGTTCCACAAACACATAGTCAGCAATGGCTGACGTTTTATGAGTTCCTGTGACACCCAGGCACTTGAGCGGTATCATTCATTCTCCTTCAAACATCCATAAAAAGGAGGCCTTAATACTCCCCCATTTTGCAGAGAGTGAACTGAAGCCTGCCCAGGGACCCACAGCCAGTAAGTATAGGTGCCTGGATTTTGAACCAGGTGTGTCTGATGCCAAAGCTCctaggttgtttttttgttttgctttttttttttttctgctacatCATGACTTTCTCTTCCCTAAACAACCTATCAGATGAGATGGCCTGATCACGTAGATAAGCTCTTGGGCCCCATATCATGAAATAATCTCAGTCTACTGATATGACTTCTCATCttgagagaaatgaagaaaatctatCAAAGAACAACCAGCGACCCTGAACTCAGCCAGGTTGCAATATCTGCCATGCTTTCCCAGGAACCCTTTTTCTTCCTACAAGGCTGTGTGGAACAAAAGGCCTTGGGGAGTAGGCCTGGCCTCAGCTTGCCATGAAGCTACTTCACACATTGGATAGCTCACAGATGTCTCCTCCGCACTTGAAGAGATCTGTGTCTGTTAAAGAACCAGTGGAACTGAATGGtcgaaatacaaagaaaatcccAAGTTAGAGCACTGGGCTTCAGCTTCTCGGGGATGTAGGGAGGAGGGTAAGGAGGCCAAAGGGGAAGGCTCTTCCTCCCCCAGCGCTACCATTGGAAGAGTTCCACTTTCACATCTCTTTAATATTGAGATTCCCATTAAGATTTTATTTGGAGAACACTTCTAAGGCAAAAAACATAACcgtaaaaaatacaataaaaactgaaagttGGTGATTTAGCAGGAGGGGTAGGGTACTGTTTGTCGAGTGCCTGCAAGGCCCGTGCTAGGTAGTTTAAAAGCCCTAAGCTCCCAGAAGATGATAATGTCTCCAACACTCCCATGTGTAATTCAAAATACAAATCAATATTAagctacaaaacataaaaattacatgtacactacaataaaaataacttattttccatttgtctaATTTCAAAAGTCAGGATCTGTTTATCCAAGCTGGCTGTTCTCATTTGCTCAGTTGCCTCCGACTGGCTGGGGCCATAACACAGGCTGGTCTTTTGATGGGATGATACTGTGGTCCGGGCTGGGCCCTCTCCAATCTCCATGGGAGCCCTGGGAAAGGGCATTGCCATTTCTCTCTTAGAGAGGAGGACACTGGGGACTCGAGCAGGTTAAGTGTCTTGCCATGGCAAATAAGGAAATAACTGTGGCATTGGAACCCAGTTCTGCCTGACTCCAAGTTTCAGGCTCTTTCCAATGCTCCTGGCATCAATCAAATCTGAACAAAGGGTCAAGATGAAGGCTTTAAAATAGGAATCAAACCGCTTTCAAAATGCTATTTGGCAGCACCTTCGTGTCTGCCCAGTAAATCATTCTCTTCCATCTCCCTTTCCCTCTACCAGGGCATTCAGTCTTGACCTCAGAGCGACAGGTGCCTTGTGTCTGAACCAGGGTGAGGCTGCTGTCTGTCTAGCTTCACCGCCCTAAGTGTGAAGCGGCCTCTCCCGTCTGACTCCCAATTCTCTTTTGCAGGTTGTCACATCTTCCTGAGCCAGGCCAGCCAGCAGCGCTGCATGCAAATTCTGCCGTGGGCTAGGACACGCTAACCAGAGCCGGCGGTATGGACTTCGTCATGAAGCAGGCCCTTGGAGGTGAGGTCCAGCTCCCCACCGCGCGCCCTCAGCGGGTCGAACCCTGCAGGGAAGGTGCCTCGGCTCCCTCGGCCTCTCTCTCCCTCGCCCTGACCCCTAGCTGATCACGCCCCCTTCCTGCCACCCCTTCCCCCTAGGGGCCACCAAGGACATGGGGAAGATGctggggggagaggaggagaaggaccCGGACGcgcagaagaaggaggaggagcggCAGGAGGCACTGcggcagcaggaggaggagcgCAAGGCCAAGCACGCCCGCATGGAGGCTGAGCGGGAGAAGGTCCGGCAGCAGATCCGAGACAAGGTCAGctccgcccgcccgcccgcccgctcTGGGGAGGGCCACAAGCGGGTAAAACCGGTTCCACGAAACCCTGAATCCCAGCTCTCACCTTCCCCTTagctctctctgagcctcactcttCTCATCAGCAAAATGGGTGTCACAAGGACACCTCCCTCAAGGCATCCTTCTGGGGATTAAGAGAATGCGCGCAGTAGGTACTCCAAGAGGGTGGACCCCCCCTACGGTCCACCATCTCGCACTGCAGATCCTTGTGACCAAAAATGAGTGCAGTTCCGAATTTGGGAATGCTTGAAAAAAATACCACAGCATCCTAAGCACCTTGTGCTGATAGGTGTCACTCCCGGGGGGTCTGGGGCTGCTATCCTATGCCAGACAGTCCCGTGCATGTCTGTTAGTGCCGGGCATTAAATCAAAGCTAGAAGTAGTCTTTCATTGGTTCAAGCCAAGTTTCATCATCAAAATTTGGCTCAAAATATATGAGCAAACACCCGGTGTTCAGACCTTTGGGGATTTCAACACAGCAGCAAGTTCTGATGGACAGGTGTTAATTTTAAAGGAAACTCCACGCATGATCTCTCCCATTGAGGACTAGGCATCATCCTACAGGGAAACATCCTTATCCCCGCTTTACCAATGAGAGGACTGAGGCTCGGGAAGTTCTCCTGGCCACCTCAGCCAGGGCTGCATGACCATGAGACTCCACTGTCTACTTGCCCACCCGGCTTCATGCTCatctctgccctcctcctcccc
This Callithrix jacchus isolate 240 chromosome 2, calJac240_pri, whole genome shotgun sequence DNA region includes the following protein-coding sequences:
- the CPLX2 gene encoding complexin-2: MDFVMKQALGGATKDMGKMLGGEEEKDPDAQKKEEERQEALRQQEEERKAKHARMEAEREKVRQQIRDKYGLKKKEEKEAEEKAALEQPCEGSLTRPKKAIPAGCGDEEEEEEESILDTVLKYLPGPLQDMFKK